AGGCGGTCCAGCTGGATCTGGGAGTAGCGCATCTGGTTATCCACGCTCTTGAGCTCGTcgtccagctccagctgctgccgCTTGAACTCGCTGTACTCCTTCTGGTACctaagagagaaagggggaggacAGAATGAGCGTTTTCCTCATGTATCATTCAGTCTCACATCCCTCCACACTCTCCTCCCCTccatatctctccctctcagtacTCAGTACTGTCCCCAGCGCCTGTTACCCCCATCATGCCTATCCTTGCCTCCCTCAGCACTCACTGCAGCTCCTCGGTGTCCAGTTGCTGGGTGTGGCTGCGGGCCTGGGCGAGGTCGTTGGCCACGGCCTCACGCTGCTCCTCGATTGCTTCCAGCTCTTGGATCAAggactcctcttcctctttcagctgcTGAAGCTCTGCCAGCAGCgtgccctcctcttcctcctgcagctgaGACAGCAGCTCCAGACAGTTCCTGCAGATTCAGAGACACTGGTCACTACCTTGAGCACAAAGCGTTCACTACATTATCAATCAGGAGCGGGAACAGCACCCCTTTTGCCCTGCGATAAAGATCAGTTTCAAGTCATATGGGTCtacacactaacacaaacaaaccaacctATTCTAGTACAACAGAGGGAgccacacattcacatgttcCATCAACTCTGTGTCAGctaaagcatttaaaaatcatatatcaGAAGCTGGTCACTGCATTAGCCTGCAGGAAGAGAGTACTCACCTCAGCAGGTAACATTAAGAGCTGAACTGCTCAAGCTGAAACAGAGGTGAATGACAGGGTGTAGAAGGAGTGCGCTGGTAGAAGGCACTCACTTGTAGTTCAGGCACTCATTCTCGGTGATGTTGAGCTGCGTGTCCAGGTGGTCCAGCAGGGTGTCGGTGCACTCCTCGCACAGGGGGTGGTCGACGTCCGTCTGCCCCGACATGATGTCAAACAGATCACTTGTCAcctggtggggggagggagatgtGAACATGGGCCCAAATGTTGGCCTTCTGGGATGACTCGAAATCAGCTGGGGGACGTCACCCTCACCTTTAGCCTGCGGCTCAGGTTCTCCATGGTGCCTCCATCAGACGCCTCTCCGATCAGAGTGAAACTGTTGGCGCTCTCTGTGGACATCATTCTGCAGGGTGGACAAAAAGTCGGGTTGGACCACGAATTTTAGTCGGCACGTACCTCACAGTTTAGAAGGCATAcatactgaaaaggaaaaaaaacagatttgcgATGCTGAGGTCCATTTATTTTCCTAAGAAGGTCATTAGAGTAAGAAAATCAGAATTAATAACAAGAAAACTAATATGTTGAAGTGCTGTATGTCTCCAAAGCTGGCAGAGGGAAACAGGATAAAAAAAGTATAATTGGGACACAGCTCACCGTGCAGGGGGAATGTACTTCCTTGCCACTCCATCTTGCTTGTTCTCTACAAAGGTttccttgggaaaaaaaaagtcaaatgaacacagatgagGCTGTACTGATGTACTTTATTAATGTATAGTCTCATCAACATTCAACTACTAGCACCAGTCTTGTTTATTCAATAGCGAGAGGTATTATAGCATTTTGCTGTTGgaaacaaagctgaaaataacCAAATACCTTCCACAAAAATCCCCCCACATTTACAGAATATGTAACTGATAAGTGACATCAGTGTGCAAGGACAATTACATCCTGTGCATTCTGTCTCACACGTTACCTCTGGtatgctctctccctcagtgctcTCTGCTGGTTTGCTTGGTGTCACTGTGACTAATGGTGCTGATGGGAGGGAGaagaacacagacactcaaCATTGTCACTTCATGCACCAGATAAAATCTACTACTTTGATAGGATGCATAACACAGTGTGACAGATACAGAAAAAGTACTAAGTTGTAGTAGGTGCTCCGTGTATGAGATACTAAGAACTAACCACTGATCTACTGTGATATTACgtaaatgtttattcatttattcagtatgcaactgaaaaacaacacaaaagaaacTGCAATAGAAATAAAGCAGTGTTATTATTAgcacaacaataataatgatctCTGTTAAGGAAGGTTGTAATGGAGAGTCATGGAGTTGAGAGAGCCAATTATAGCACTACGGAATATTTACCGATGAGCTCCTGAATGGTGACGCGGTCCAACACGTTGAAGGACGTGTCCAGTTTGAGAGGTTGGCTGCAGCGCTGACAGACGAAGCTCACCTGCATGGTAGTGCTGGAGGACTTGGAACCCTCCATTGCTATGGTCAAAAAGGCAACAAAGAGAGTTTTCTACTGAGAGTTTAAAACTGCTGGGTAAGGACAATGCAGAAATGCTCTGCCGCACTGGTCTATGGATTTATTATCAGAAATTCATTATGACCTTGGGAAAGTGCTCCCATGAACAGCGGTAATCAAAGAGAAAGACTTCTTTGTAAATTTTGATTGCCTGAAAAAGTGAAGATGGTAAACTGACTGACTACCATGGCAATATggcaaatcaaacattttcGATTTTCAATCTGGTCACCACTGACAATATCTCTGAATTAGAACACCAAGTAGGCATAAAGGTAAGGAGACAAAAATGAGTGCTACCAACGCGAATTGGTGGTACAATTACCTAAGTAGCTATATACGTAGGAAACCTGCCCCTCTTCggtacaaaaatacacaagaaTACACGAATATAGTCAATCAACCACTGTCATCCCAAATGTACGATCAACAGAAAACCAACTCGCTACAATGTATTCAATAGGCTAACTTGCTATAAATTCACGGCAGGTTTAGTTTTTTAGACTAGAGCATACACGACAATTAACTACAAAAGTAATTTTGCACAAATGGTACCGTTATCTAAAAATGACATCGCAacccaataaaaataaaagatacatACGTTATAGAGCTAGACCACATTCTGTCAGATTGTATAGTATACGCGCTAACTGGCTAACTCTGGCTAACAGCCGCACGCAGTATGACACAGCACTGAGCGCTGACTTTGGGAAACAGACATTAATATATTCGACATTTGAATCGCCACATAAACGTATCAAGACTGCAATACAATCGATGCATATCTGTACCACTACGCGCTACCTTTCTAAAATAGCTAGGACAGCCAGCTAAAAACGCAATGGCACTTCCTGAAAAGCAACAATGGCCAAAACGTTTCCTTGGCTCGGGTATAGACTTACCACTGATTCGGAACCCACTCCGTATACTCAGTATAAGATATGACGGTGCTGGGTTTGGTAAAATAACTCTACTGGCATCAACATCAGCCTCAAAAGACTATACAGCGCTTCATCGAAACacttcaattaaaaataacGGAGGCGACATCGTGAACTTTTTATCTTTGAAAACTTCCGgcttcactgtgtttttcaaGGAAATGACGACAAGATTCCACACACGTGCGCGGCTGCTGCTTGGTGAGAATCTGTTTACTGAATGATAGCTCAGAAAAAAGAGCTATGTACACGGACGTATAATAACATGTAGCTTTTGATTCAAGAATTAGCTCAAGAGCACATTTGCTGAGAACTTTGCCATATTTGTGGTTTGCAATAATATCTGAAAAACTACATAAATTACAAACACGTATTTACTGATCATATATAAAATCCATAGAAGAGTTTATTCACAATCTATACTGTCTTTGTCAGTTATTACGTACGGACACAGTTCCCTGTGTTTGTACGAATTACACAGCAACTCAGTAAACAATTTGATACATTCTCTTACCTAAAAGGactttgtaagaaaaaaaacgaaaccACAGCTTTGTATCTAAAATATTCGTCCCTGATTTACAATCACTCCTGAAATCCAATACGGTGATAAACAAAAGCGAAACgtttaacaaaacatttcatttcattcattacattctttcctttccttgtcACAAAAATAATAGGTCCTTTTCaagttgtttatttgttttctattaACGTTTCATCAATACGTTCAACAGTAGGGGCCAATTTCGATGACCTTAGCTGCGATTTCTCCGGTCAAGTAATAATAGTGTTAAAAGTCCATAATAATTTCTTAGTTCTTTATTCTCTCGGGCAGTGAGGCGTCCACCACTGGCACGCAACATATACACTAGTTGAATTACTTTTGGTAAAAGCTGACAGACACGACGTGTATAATAATTGCACGATGTACAGTGATCGGAGGAAGCCGTTTTGTGGGCGGTCTTGGTCTTCACGTGACAACAGAGTTGCGGGAAAACTGAAAGCGAAGTAGCAGGATAGCCTGAGAGCGACGTTATTTTTAAAGTTGTGCTTGTAAGTACGTGTGTTTGTTGATTAATTTACATTCGGTTGTTTATCACTCATTAGCCAATTCATTTAGATTGTGGTTAATGCTTCATCGTAATGCATACCATTTATTAACGCCAACTACAAACAGGTATTTCGCTAGCGTACAAATGTGGCTAGTGTTAGCTGCAGAGCTTTGATTAGCCTGCTAAAacaaccagctagctaacgttagttgcCTGAGTATGGTTGAGTTTGCCTAACGTTGACCAAACGCTGAGACAGATAGTTGAGTAACAGtgttagctaacaagctacAGTGTGAACTACAGATATTGGAGCTGCATTATAGCAAGATAGCAAGTTATCGATCTAGCCTGCTGATGAACGTTAGCTTGTTTGCCCAGTGCCAATGCTTGTAAAGTTGCACACTGTTCAGGAAATCAAGCTGTGGACACATTAGCAAAGGATTAGCTGTCTGCAGCACTTGTGGGTAGCGAACTAACTTGGTGAAACATTTGCATTAAGAATTGACTAGACAGCTACAGCCAGATGGGCCGTGTTTTTGTTGCGCTTCAACAGCTCCGACCATTATGTGAACAGTGCCTTGACGTATATTCTAGCCAGATGTGTCGACAGGACTTTAATATCCATCGGCGGAATAACTTAAGAAAGGTTTCTAAGTCGTACgaggtagctaactagctgcatCGTCTCGTTTACAGAAATCTATAGTTGTTATTATTGTACAGCTGCATATTAATTGTATGTGTATACGAGTGTAATATTTCGTGATTATCTTTTTCCCTAAACCGCAGAGGTTTAGCTTGTTGTACTATAGAAGACATGAAGGTGGCAAAGGCGGCGGATGTCAAACGGGGCATCTCCGTAATATGGGAGAATCTGCAGTGCCCGATATGGTAAGTGAGTCTGCTACTCTACAGAATAACTTGTACCTTGTGGAAGCATaatatcacccccccccccccccccccccattagaCACCCACGGTGAAGTACCTTTTGTCTGTCACGTCAATTCTTAATGGACTGGACTTAGTTTGTATGTAAAGCAGTTTGCTGTTAACATTTAATAACAGATATGactatttttttccttggtcGAAGTCAGAAAATATGGGTGAAACAAGTCCTCTTTAAAGTTGTTCATGCAAGTTAAGACCAAAGAGTTCGGGACTGGATTTAGACTAAGTAAAAGTGAGGATATTTGGAAAATCCACCCGAAAATCTTTTATGCCCCTTGACTGGAATTTCGGGCAAATTAACATTATTCATGGATATACACAGATTAGAAAAACATTAGAGTGAAAAATTTAAGAGGTGTGTTTAAATAAACCAAGACTGTTTTTGCAGTAAACATGGCATGCAGTGCTACAACACTGATTGATTTTAGTAATTATTATAAAAAGATGAGCTACTGAATTAATCAGACCTCAGCTCTTCTGCCTCCCCCTTCAGCCACGTGAAGTGGAGCCCTCGTGGGCAGTCTTTGCATTGGGTATACTCAGGAATGATGCTGCTGCAAGGGTGCTCTCTTAAATAACTACTTCCTTATTTTCCCTTCCCCTGCATCTGTGATCTGAGGTCCAGTGACCTCTTCCCTCATACAGTGAGATACATGAAAACTCACCTTTCACCTGTGACAAGCTGTAATAGATTctttgttttctcctctttatCCCCTGCCTTTTCGGTTTTGCACATAAATCAAGCTGTGATAGTCATGATTCCATTATTGAATTTAAAGAGATTGAAAGTTATATCACACTACTGTTATAGCCATTCCCAAAGCATTAAGTTTATGAGTTGAATCCATATTTTATTGAACAGTGGTATTTACAAGGTTCCCACCCCTCTTGATGGCTCTCAGCAGGTTTTTCTCAGATGCTGTGTATAGTGTAACACACTGGTCATTGGTTTTGCAGTTTGGATTTGATGAGCATGCCTGTCTCCACCAAGTGTGATCACCAGTTTTGCAGGTGAGGGTCAGGAGTGTTCTGTGTAATACAGattaaaagtgtgtgtatgcgtgggTGTGTTGAAtttgaaggagaaaaaaaaacaaagaattaacATCCGCACACAGTATTTCAGCTAAACTAATCCAGTAAGCTCTTGCAAGTCGTTAATATTAGTTGCTGTATTGTGTCAATCATtgtaaaaatatcacacaaaaaaGATTCCATAGAGAGGGTAAACACACACGGCTAAAATTTAGTAATGCTCACCTTCTCATCATAAAGATTTGAGTTAATATAGCGTTAACATTTAATtggagaacattttaaaaaggattttgtATTACTGCAGACACTTGGCATTTGTTCACCAGATTTAGATGAGCTTTTTTAACCACTGCTCAGATATCATTGTAATAAAATATCTCTGTGTCCaattaaatgaatcattttcctATTTTAAGAAACCCATGTACTTAAAATAATGAGTAGCTATGCGAGATGAAATTGAGTATGTTATAGAGCCTAACCAGATGACTGGTTTCCTTGAATGCTCTGCAGTTAGAACGAATGTTAATCAGTCTTGCAGTGAACgtaatatgaaaaatgtcattaatgcTCTGAAATAATGATATGATAAGATGGGTAATCAGAAGagattcatttaatttttgattcacctgttttcatttagatttttctCATTTATCCATTTCCTTAAAAGGTTTTGTATGATGAAGCTTTTGGACCGGAATAAGAAGGAAGAGGCTAACTGTCCGGTCTGTAAGGCAAAGGTCACAAAAAGGTATTCTATGCGTTTCATACATGTAAGAAACAGAGCCTAATACAGTTATTTCATTCAGATGCAATAATGTCTTGTTCAGATTATTAGTTTTTGCTAAGGTTGGGACAAAATATCCTGTGACCAATagttataactttttttttaatccataaCAAAATGTGCTTATCAGTATTTTCCAtcttgtttattatttttaaaatgcagacaaatgttCCTTTTCAGTCATGCAATGCATGCACTCATATGGCAGCGCATTGATATGTGGTTCAGTAGCCTTGGCTTTCCTGCTTACTAGGCCAGAAAGTGTAACTTTTAGCAGGATTCCGAACAGCAAGTGaacatgtgaatgtgcatgGATGATAACTGCTTCTGCTGGATTGGTCACTGGGGCCACGTGGAAGAATACAAAAGCGGAGGAATGTTAATTGTTGTGTTGTTGGTGAACCCCTACACTGGACAGTTCCGTCAGCTCCCGCCTTATTTCACAGATCTACCTCTTGTTATACCAGAGGTTGTGCTCATGTGGTGGATCAGTAATGCAGAGCATTTTCTGATGCTCACTCAATCaggacaaaaatgttttatcaatTTTATGGCAGCCAGTTTCAAGCAAAAGGGTGTTCTGCGGACAGGATAGATTGTCCACAAGCTGAAGTCTTGTCTAAAACCAAAGAATGTTGACACATTTCTGCCCCTGAACAGAAGTACTGATGCATAAGCATAATGCTGGACAccatttagttttgtttaacTTCTATTTACCAATTGGATTTTTTCACATGAATACAGAATAAGCCTGGAATtgattaatgtttattttgtaaattcaGTTACTCTATCTTGGACTTTAATTAGCTGAAAATCCACAAGCTTGTTGCTGGAGGTATTAGACTGGCTAAAGTTTATTATTTGCAAAGTATATTGAACACAATTACATGGTGAAGCTTGGAATATCAcaccagaactgcctcagttaGGCCTGTAGGTTTAGTTATTAaacttattttaataaaaatggagATTGTAGGTGTATGTTCATGGTGATTATCTTTAGTGCCATTTGGTACAGCCAAATGTCGGCACAAATACAAGTTTGACAATGgctgttcattaaaaaatatctcattcattaaaaaatattaaaaatcattttattgataaCGTGAACGTACGTCAGGACTTAGTGTCTCAGCCATAGACTTTAGAATTGTTTGCTATCACATTAAAATCCACATGTTGGCTAAAATTAAATAGGAGCTAGCTATGCAATTAATGATCAAAATGAGTTAATACAATTCAAACATGAGTCAGGAGCAGGCAGTTCGGTCCCGCATATTAATCCCATTGTTTTTTTAGTAAACATGCATCTTGTCCATTTCTGTGAAAGCAGACCTCATGTAGACTGGTGCTCAGTGATATGTAGTGTTGCCACAGTGTTTGAACCCACCCCAATCTCCATCATTCTGTCCACAGAAGTCTACAGGAGAGCCCTGGGTTCCAGAGGCTTGTAGAGGGATTGCAGAATATGGTCCGGGCCTACGAAGATGACACCAGGACAGACTGTGAGTTTTCTGAGAGGAGCCCTCTAAGACATGCTTTGTAATCCAGTTAGTGTAATCACTCCTGTGCACAAGAGTTGTATTATAAATTGAtggcctcctctctcctcttttttgtaGACTTCACTGGAGTGTCCCAAAGGCTTGAGCACCCTGGGTAAGAAGTGCAGCCAATGATCGTAGAAATATATTGACTTTTCTACTCATTTAAAtctataatgtaatgtggggAAAAAGCCACATATCCGAATAAAATCAGAACAACTGTTCTCATGCAGTTCCTTGTTTACACAAAGGTTGCTGGGGTTGCACAATCCCAGGTAACTGTTAGATTGGACTTATGTCCGTTCAGGATGTTTAGAATAGGATGTTTTACATAAATCGAACAACTTCCAGCC
This genomic stretch from Megalops cyprinoides isolate fMegCyp1 chromosome 1, fMegCyp1.pri, whole genome shotgun sequence harbors:
- the becn1 gene encoding beclin-1, giving the protein MEGSKSSSTTMQVSFVCQRCSQPLKLDTSFNVLDRVTIQELIAPLVTVTPSKPAESTEGESIPEETFVENKQDGVARKYIPPARMMSTESANSFTLIGEASDGGTMENLSRRLKVTSDLFDIMSGQTDVDHPLCEECTDTLLDHLDTQLNITENECLNYKNCLELLSQLQEEEEGTLLAELQQLKEEEESLIQELEAIEEQREAVANDLAQARSHTQQLDTEELQYQKEYSEFKRQQLELDDELKSVDNQMRYSQIQLDRLKKTNVFNATFHIWHSGQFGTINNFRLGRLPSVPVEWNEINAAWGQTVLLLHALANKMGLRFQRYRLVPYGNHSYLESLSDKSKELPLYCSGGLRFFWDNKFDHAMVAFLDCVQQFKEEVEKGDTGFCLPYRMDVEKGKIEDTGGSGGSYSIKTQFNSEEQWTKALKFMLTNLKWGLAWVSSQFYNK